Proteins encoded together in one Synechococcus sp. BL107 window:
- a CDS encoding Gfo/Idh/MocA family protein: MSADPIVPVKVGVIGIGNMGWHHARVLSLLRDADLIGVADPDPERGRMATEQFGCRWFADYREMLSEVEAVCIAVPTLLHHPVGLACLQAGLHVLIEKPIAASQDEATALINAAHQAHRLLQVGHIERFNPAFRELIKVVANEEVVVLEGRRHSPHSDRANDVSVVLDLMIHDIDLVLELAQAPVVRLAAAGGRSAEGPIDYVNATLGFENGVVASLTASKMSHRKIRSLSAHCRSSLVETDFLNHTLHIHRRAHEWVSADHGELLYRNDGFIEEVSTTSIEPLYAELEHFLQCVRGRETPAVDGLQASRALKLADLIEQAVEHPDSGHPLTAPI, encoded by the coding sequence CTTCTACGCGACGCTGATCTCATTGGCGTTGCTGATCCAGATCCTGAACGCGGCCGCATGGCCACCGAACAATTCGGTTGCCGTTGGTTTGCGGATTACCGCGAGATGTTGTCTGAGGTTGAAGCGGTCTGTATTGCAGTGCCGACCTTGCTGCATCACCCGGTTGGTTTGGCCTGTCTCCAAGCTGGTCTTCACGTTTTGATCGAAAAACCGATTGCTGCCAGCCAAGACGAAGCCACGGCACTGATCAATGCGGCCCATCAGGCTCACCGCCTTTTACAGGTGGGGCATATCGAACGGTTTAATCCCGCCTTCCGAGAACTCATCAAGGTGGTGGCGAATGAAGAGGTTGTGGTGTTGGAAGGCCGTCGTCATAGCCCACACTCCGATCGGGCTAACGACGTTTCGGTGGTGCTTGATCTAATGATTCACGACATTGATTTGGTCTTGGAGTTGGCCCAAGCTCCGGTGGTGCGACTAGCGGCTGCTGGAGGACGTAGTGCTGAGGGACCCATCGATTATGTGAACGCAACACTTGGTTTTGAAAACGGGGTGGTGGCAAGCCTGACGGCCAGCAAGATGAGCCATCGCAAGATTCGCAGTCTGAGTGCGCACTGCCGTTCCAGCTTGGTGGAAACGGATTTTCTCAATCACACCCTGCACATTCATCGTCGTGCCCATGAGTGGGTCTCTGCCGATCATGGAGAACTGCTGTATCGAAACGATGGATTCATCGAAGAGGTCAGCACCACGTCGATCGAACCCTTGTACGCCGAACTAGAACATTTTCTCCAATGCGTTCGAGGACGGGAGACTCCAGCGGTGGATGGTCTTCAGGCCTCAAGAGCGCTCAAGCTGGCTGATTTGATCGAGCAGGCTGTTGAACACCCCGACTCTGGTCATCCGCTGACCGCACCAATTTGA